From a region of the Pseudomonadaceae bacterium SI-3 genome:
- a CDS encoding chemotaxis protein codes for MFKNFSLTAKLSLVPAVALLGLILYVGYTSLQLSATDSRLVSIETQSYPTLEKADAVIFQFSRIPGLLNNAVAAGESGILGEAREGLSEIDAQQQALATLLNTQPQRLQALNDWRKAVKAYADNALDASAKLIDGSASFDDLRPSLDRMASDLAQAQKLATDFRTGAYQDFQQTLAETREANKNTTRLGIILSLVLIVIVGLGAWLVIRSVMSNVRGVIASLQSIARGDGDLTQRVNVESNDEIGAMIELFNGFLDKLQRTIRQIIEAASPLGQVSKELYNLTQGSEENAKSQQHHTDSITRDILTMTGSIQEVAHRSQQASDEANSAARQAATAREHVGSLSTGISDLGDSVMGAVKAMEQLEEETQEVGSVLTVIRSIAEQTNLLALNAAIEAARAGEQGRGFAVVADEVRNLAQKTSASTAEIQQIIQRLQSSANTVLNVMNSNGEKSRASIERSVEATQLLETIARTVNQIDELNAGIAQFTQEQIGLSSSIQQETQVLQQDAQATANGAEATARLGEQLVSTGDHLRAATAQFRV; via the coding sequence ATGTTCAAGAATTTCTCGCTTACTGCGAAGCTGTCGCTGGTCCCCGCCGTCGCCCTGCTCGGGCTGATTCTGTATGTCGGCTATACCTCGCTGCAGCTGTCTGCGACGGATTCGCGCCTGGTCAGCATCGAAACACAAAGCTATCCCACGCTGGAAAAGGCTGACGCGGTGATCTTTCAGTTCTCCCGTATTCCCGGCCTGTTGAACAATGCCGTGGCCGCCGGAGAGTCGGGCATTCTCGGCGAAGCGCGCGAAGGGCTCAGTGAAATCGATGCGCAGCAGCAGGCGCTCGCCACGCTTCTGAACACCCAGCCGCAAAGGCTTCAGGCGCTCAACGACTGGCGCAAGGCGGTCAAGGCGTACGCCGACAACGCGCTCGACGCTTCCGCCAAGCTGATCGACGGCAGTGCCTCGTTCGATGATCTACGCCCGAGCCTGGATCGTATGGCCAGTGACCTTGCCCAAGCGCAGAAACTGGCCACTGACTTCCGCACCGGCGCGTACCAGGATTTCCAACAGACCCTGGCCGAAACCCGCGAAGCCAACAAAAACACCACTCGACTGGGAATCATCCTGAGTCTGGTGCTGATCGTGATTGTGGGCCTCGGCGCCTGGCTGGTGATTCGCAGCGTGATGTCAAACGTACGCGGCGTGATCGCCTCTCTGCAGTCCATCGCACGTGGAGACGGCGACCTGACCCAGCGCGTTAATGTCGAGTCGAACGATGAGATCGGCGCCATGATCGAGCTGTTCAACGGCTTTCTCGACAAGCTGCAGCGCACTATCCGCCAGATCATCGAAGCTGCCAGCCCCCTGGGCCAGGTCTCCAAGGAACTCTACAACCTGACTCAGGGTTCGGAAGAGAACGCCAAGTCGCAGCAGCACCACACCGACTCCATCACCCGCGACATCCTCACCATGACCGGTAGCATCCAGGAGGTCGCGCATCGCTCGCAGCAGGCCTCGGACGAAGCCAACTCGGCCGCGCGCCAGGCCGCCACCGCGCGTGAGCACGTTGGCAGCCTGTCGACCGGTATCAGCGACCTGGGCGACAGTGTGATGGGCGCAGTCAAGGCCATGGAGCAGCTGGAAGAGGAAACCCAGGAAGTCGGCTCGGTGCTCACCGTGATCCGTAGTATTGCCGAACAGACCAACCTGCTCGCATTGAACGCCGCCATCGAAGCCGCCCGCGCCGGCGAACAGGGTCGCGGCTTCGCCGTAGTGGCTGACGAAGTACGCAACCTGGCGCAGAAAACCTCCGCCTCCACTGCAGAGATTCAGCAGATCATCCAGCGACTGCAAAGCAGCGCCAACACCGTGCTCAATGTGATGAACAGCAATGGCGAGAAATCGCGCGCCAGCATCGAACGCTCGGTCGAAGCGACCCAGTTGCTCGAAACCATTGCCCGCACCGTCAACCAGATCGACGAACTCAATGCCGGTATCGCTCAGTTCACTCAGGAGCAGATCGGCCTGTCGAGTTCCATCCAACAAGAAACCCAAGTGTTGCAGCAGGACGCACAAGCAACCGCAAACGGCGCCGAAGCCACCGCCCGACTGGGCGAGCAACTGGTCAGCACGGGCGATCACCTGCGTGCGGCCACGGCCCAATTCCGCGTTTAA